The Plodia interpunctella isolate USDA-ARS_2022_Savannah chromosome 8, ilPloInte3.2, whole genome shotgun sequence genome window below encodes:
- the LOC128671840 gene encoding alkaline phosphatase-like isoform X2 yields the protein MSLTTATAARILRGQRQGQSGEDTDLAWDTFPAVALAKTYNIDAQTGESSACATALLCGVKARFETLGLDAGGRFNNCASTINSKVTSLIDWAHEAGKSSGIVTTARITHATPAALYAHAPSRYWEDDSRVPPTVRKDCKDIALQLVENEPGRSINVIMGGGRRHFIPNVTPDPEHPNREGRRLDGRNLAEDWAREKKRRRLRAQYIYSKEHLAKLDPRAVDYVLGLFEYSHMEFNAERGAVTDAEDGTTGAAVKADDPSLADMTRAALSILTKNDKGFFLLLEGGRIDHAHHYNNPYRALDETLELETALLAALERVNPTETLIVVTADHGHVMTFGGQATPRGHPVLGADTVASDIDGLRYTTLLYGTGPGHSEPRALPLNSTASAADAVHASAVPRQWATHGAEDVPIYALGPMATILFTGVVEQSYIPHAIAYAACFAHHSRRCQDKSNFTQPPIKLPKCVSPEVSSISAADETRSDGSSGRRIVVASSVMSDERAQRSSAPLVAQLIANCYLIRLNVLPILLSSIRFLI from the exons ATGAGTCTTACGACGGCTACAGCAGCGAGAATCCTGCGCGGACAGCGTCAAGGGCAGTCCGGGGAAGACACAGACCTCGCCTGGGATACCTTCCCGGCTGTCGCGTTGGCTAAG acCTACAACATAGACGCTCAAACGGGTGAGTCATCAGCGTGCGCGACTGCTCTGCTTTGCGGCGTCAAAGCCAGATTCGAAACATTGGGCTTGGACGCCGGAGGCCGGTTCAACAATTGCGCTTCGACCATCAACTCGAAAGTCACTTCACTTATAGATTGGGCCCACGAAGCAG GTAAATCCAGCGGTATAGTGACTACAGCCAGGATAACGCACGCCACGCCAGCAGCGTTGTATGCGCACGCGCCGTCTCGGTACTGGGAAGACGACAGCAGAGTGCCGCCCACTGTTAGAAAAGACTGCAAGGACATCGCCCTACAGTTGGTGGAAAACGAACCGGGAAGGAGTATCAAT GTAATTATGGGCGGCGGCAGGAGACATTTTATACCAAACGTGACACCAGACCCTGAGCATCCCAACCGGGAAGGAAGGAGGCTAGATGGCAGGAACCTCGCAGAAGACTGGGCCAGGGAGAAAAAAAGACGGCGGTTACGGGCCCAGTATATTTACTCTAAAGAACATCTGGCTAAGCTTGATCCTCGAGCTGTTGATTATGttttag GTTTATTCGAGTATTCACACATGGAGTTTAACGCTGAGCGGGGCGCGGTGACGGATGCAGAGGACGGCACCACAGGGGCTGCTGTCAAGGCCGACGACCCATCCCTCGCTGACATGACGAGAGCAGCGCTATCAATACTCACCAAGAATGATAagggattttttttactactcGAAG GAGGACGGATAGACCACGCCCATCACTATAACAACCCCTACAGAGCCCTGGACGAGACCTTAGAGTTGGAGACAGCCCTACTTGCAGCTTTAGAGCGAGTCAACCCTACGGAGACGTTGATAGTCGTAACCGCAGACCACGGGCATGTGATGACCTTTGGAGGTCAAGCAACGCCTAGGGGTCACCCCGTGTTAG gTGCGGACACAGTGGCTTCGGATATTGACGGGTTGAGATACACGACCTTGCTTTATGGCACTGGGCCAGGCCACTCGGAGCCGAGAGCACTACCTCTCAATTCTACAGCGTCGGCTGCTGACGCGGTGCATGCGTCCGCTGTGCCACGGCAATGGGCGACGCATGGAGCGGAGGACGTGCCGATTTACGCTTTAG GTCCAATGGCAACAATTTTATTCACAGGAGTTGTAGAACAAAGTTATATCCCTCATGCTATAGCCTACGCTGCCTGCTTTGCTCATCATTCTCGCCGATGTCAAGATAAGAGCAACTTCACGCAACCACCT ATAAAATTACCGAAATGTGTTTCGCCTGAAGTAAGCAGCATATCAGCGGCAGATGAAACAAGAAGTGACGGTTCCTCCGGGCGCCGCATCGTTGTTGCTTCCAGCGTAATGTCGGACGAGAGGGCGCAGCGCTCATCCGCTCCGCTAGTCGCTCAGCTTATCGCCAACTGCTACCTTATCCGTCTTAACGTACtaccaattttattatcatcgaTCCGATTCCTGATTTAA
- the LOC128671840 gene encoding alkaline phosphatase-like isoform X1: MRTWCCIVIIMTTISTSALLPAPQKAEVKEPYDRLYWYAQAQETLQKRLQYATDKNPVAKNIILVVGDGMSLTTATAARILRGQRQGQSGEDTDLAWDTFPAVALAKTYNIDAQTGESSACATALLCGVKARFETLGLDAGGRFNNCASTINSKVTSLIDWAHEAGKSSGIVTTARITHATPAALYAHAPSRYWEDDSRVPPTVRKDCKDIALQLVENEPGRSINVIMGGGRRHFIPNVTPDPEHPNREGRRLDGRNLAEDWAREKKRRRLRAQYIYSKEHLAKLDPRAVDYVLGLFEYSHMEFNAERGAVTDAEDGTTGAAVKADDPSLADMTRAALSILTKNDKGFFLLLEGGRIDHAHHYNNPYRALDETLELETALLAALERVNPTETLIVVTADHGHVMTFGGQATPRGHPVLGADTVASDIDGLRYTTLLYGTGPGHSEPRALPLNSTASAADAVHASAVPRQWATHGAEDVPIYALGPMATILFTGVVEQSYIPHAIAYAACFAHHSRRCQDKSNFTQPPIKLPKCVSPEVSSISAADETRSDGSSGRRIVVASSVMSDERAQRSSAPLVAQLIANCYLIRLNVLPILLSSIRFLI, translated from the exons ATGAGGACGTGGTGCTGCATCGTGATCATTATGACCACGATCAGTACGAGCGCGCTGCTACCGGCGCCTCAGAAAGCTGAGGTCAAGGAACCTTACG aTCGCCTGTATTGGTACGCTCAAGCGCAAGAAACGCTGCAAAAACGCCTTCAGTACGCAACCGATAAGAATCCCGTAGCAAA GAACATAATTCTGGTGGTCGGAGACGGGATGAGTCTTACGACGGCTACAGCAGCGAGAATCCTGCGCGGACAGCGTCAAGGGCAGTCCGGGGAAGACACAGACCTCGCCTGGGATACCTTCCCGGCTGTCGCGTTGGCTAAG acCTACAACATAGACGCTCAAACGGGTGAGTCATCAGCGTGCGCGACTGCTCTGCTTTGCGGCGTCAAAGCCAGATTCGAAACATTGGGCTTGGACGCCGGAGGCCGGTTCAACAATTGCGCTTCGACCATCAACTCGAAAGTCACTTCACTTATAGATTGGGCCCACGAAGCAG GTAAATCCAGCGGTATAGTGACTACAGCCAGGATAACGCACGCCACGCCAGCAGCGTTGTATGCGCACGCGCCGTCTCGGTACTGGGAAGACGACAGCAGAGTGCCGCCCACTGTTAGAAAAGACTGCAAGGACATCGCCCTACAGTTGGTGGAAAACGAACCGGGAAGGAGTATCAAT GTAATTATGGGCGGCGGCAGGAGACATTTTATACCAAACGTGACACCAGACCCTGAGCATCCCAACCGGGAAGGAAGGAGGCTAGATGGCAGGAACCTCGCAGAAGACTGGGCCAGGGAGAAAAAAAGACGGCGGTTACGGGCCCAGTATATTTACTCTAAAGAACATCTGGCTAAGCTTGATCCTCGAGCTGTTGATTATGttttag GTTTATTCGAGTATTCACACATGGAGTTTAACGCTGAGCGGGGCGCGGTGACGGATGCAGAGGACGGCACCACAGGGGCTGCTGTCAAGGCCGACGACCCATCCCTCGCTGACATGACGAGAGCAGCGCTATCAATACTCACCAAGAATGATAagggattttttttactactcGAAG GAGGACGGATAGACCACGCCCATCACTATAACAACCCCTACAGAGCCCTGGACGAGACCTTAGAGTTGGAGACAGCCCTACTTGCAGCTTTAGAGCGAGTCAACCCTACGGAGACGTTGATAGTCGTAACCGCAGACCACGGGCATGTGATGACCTTTGGAGGTCAAGCAACGCCTAGGGGTCACCCCGTGTTAG gTGCGGACACAGTGGCTTCGGATATTGACGGGTTGAGATACACGACCTTGCTTTATGGCACTGGGCCAGGCCACTCGGAGCCGAGAGCACTACCTCTCAATTCTACAGCGTCGGCTGCTGACGCGGTGCATGCGTCCGCTGTGCCACGGCAATGGGCGACGCATGGAGCGGAGGACGTGCCGATTTACGCTTTAG GTCCAATGGCAACAATTTTATTCACAGGAGTTGTAGAACAAAGTTATATCCCTCATGCTATAGCCTACGCTGCCTGCTTTGCTCATCATTCTCGCCGATGTCAAGATAAGAGCAACTTCACGCAACCACCT ATAAAATTACCGAAATGTGTTTCGCCTGAAGTAAGCAGCATATCAGCGGCAGATGAAACAAGAAGTGACGGTTCCTCCGGGCGCCGCATCGTTGTTGCTTCCAGCGTAATGTCGGACGAGAGGGCGCAGCGCTCATCCGCTCCGCTAGTCGCTCAGCTTATCGCCAACTGCTACCTTATCCGTCTTAACGTACtaccaattttattatcatcgaTCCGATTCCTGATTTAA